In Sandaracinaceae bacterium, one DNA window encodes the following:
- a CDS encoding EAL domain-containing protein yields MLPFRIGRSRAAQLVLESPRVSKLHAEIAQNGRGLVIRDLDSRNGTFVNGERVEGSCAIQYGDVLHVAHRELTLVLAELAAEDEEETTLGGTRDEAERHLGTRHLYRVLTGRAVTSVFQSIVSLEDQSLIGYEALGRTTLANLDWDATTLFRVAHERGKAEELSRMMRTAALAQASSLPVRGQRVFMNVHPDEMLHGDLLGELERAGEALAGRTLVAEIHEAAIAAPAQMRHLRTELSARGIELAYDDFGAGRSRLMELAEVPPDFLKLDMGLIRGIDASPARQELVAALVKVMRDRGIQVIAEGIETLEEQSTCRALGCNLGQGFLIQYPAAVGDLRETWP; encoded by the coding sequence GTGTTGCCGTTCCGCATCGGTCGGAGCCGCGCCGCGCAGCTGGTCCTCGAGTCTCCCCGCGTCTCCAAGCTCCACGCCGAGATCGCCCAGAACGGGCGTGGCCTGGTGATCCGCGACCTCGACAGCCGGAACGGCACCTTCGTCAACGGAGAGCGCGTCGAAGGCAGCTGCGCGATCCAGTACGGCGACGTGCTCCACGTGGCGCACCGCGAGCTCACCCTGGTGCTGGCGGAGCTCGCCGCGGAGGACGAAGAGGAGACCACCCTCGGGGGCACGCGCGACGAGGCGGAGCGGCACCTCGGCACGCGCCACCTCTACCGGGTGCTCACGGGGCGCGCCGTCACCTCGGTCTTCCAGTCCATCGTCAGCCTCGAGGACCAGAGCCTGATCGGCTACGAGGCGCTCGGGCGCACGACGCTCGCCAACCTCGACTGGGACGCGACCACGCTCTTCCGCGTGGCGCACGAGCGCGGCAAGGCGGAGGAGCTGAGCCGGATGATGCGCACCGCGGCGCTCGCGCAGGCGTCGTCGTTGCCCGTGCGCGGCCAGCGCGTCTTCATGAACGTGCACCCCGACGAGATGTTGCACGGCGATCTCCTCGGCGAGCTCGAGCGCGCGGGAGAGGCGCTGGCCGGACGCACCCTCGTGGCCGAGATCCACGAGGCGGCCATCGCGGCGCCGGCCCAGATGCGGCACCTCCGCACGGAGCTCTCGGCGCGCGGGATCGAGCTCGCGTACGACGACTTCGGCGCGGGGCGCTCGCGCCTGATGGAGCTGGCCGAGGTCCCGCCGGACTTCCTCAAGCTCGACATGGGGCTCATCCGCGGCATCGACGCGAGCCCGGCGCGCCAGGAGCTCGTGGCGGCGCTGGTGAAGGTGATGCGCGATCGCGGCATCCAGGTGATCGCCGAGGGGATCGAGACCCTCGAGGAGCAGTCCACCTGCCGCGCGCTCGGCTGCAATCTGGGGCAAGGTTTCTTGATTCAGTACCCCGCGGCGGTCGGCGACCTCCGCGAGACCTGGCCCTGA
- the thpR gene encoding RNA 2',3'-cyclic phosphodiesterase, protein MRLFLAMPIPAETRAILGSLPRDLPRARWVRMEQLHLTLRFLGERDAEIVDALSEALGPTVAAHPALEMRASGLGTFGRRVLWAGLAPVEGLTALARDVGAALREVGVEAPDRPFAPHVTLARLGGGAGLGALLEAHGGWRGPLEVWDEVALMRSELGSRGATHTVLRRFPLGGEPAG, encoded by the coding sequence ATGAGACTGTTCCTCGCCATGCCGATCCCGGCGGAAACCAGAGCCATTCTCGGGAGTTTGCCGCGAGATCTGCCGCGCGCACGCTGGGTCCGCATGGAGCAGCTGCACTTGACGCTCCGCTTCCTCGGGGAGCGGGACGCCGAGATCGTGGACGCCCTGTCGGAGGCGCTCGGGCCGACGGTGGCCGCGCACCCCGCGCTCGAGATGCGCGCGAGCGGCCTGGGCACGTTCGGCCGGCGGGTGCTGTGGGCCGGGCTCGCGCCCGTGGAGGGGCTGACCGCGCTGGCGCGGGACGTCGGGGCGGCGCTCCGCGAGGTCGGCGTCGAGGCGCCCGACCGCCCGTTCGCGCCGCACGTGACCCTCGCGCGCCTGGGGGGTGGCGCCGGGCTCGGCGCGCTCCTCGAGGCGCATGGCGGATGGCGTGGCCCCCTCGAGGTCTGGGACGAGGTGGCGCTGATGCGGAGCGAGTTGGGCTCGCGCGGGGCGACCCACACGGTCCTCCGCCGCTTCCCGCTGGGCGGCGAACCCGCGGGGTAA
- the arsM gene encoding arsenosugar biosynthesis arsenite methyltransferase ArsM produces the protein MSEDYRGVVEALYADAAQTPQAALCCTSAPPWKLPGLSVPQGMLERNYGCGSTVHARDLADAADVLYVGVGSGLEALQLAYFVRRPGGVVAVDTVPEMLAVAERLLGEAASQNAWFERDFVSLRRGDALDLPARDASVDVVAQNCLFNIFTREHLARALGEVHRVLRPGGKLVLSDPVATRPIPAHLAADDRLRAMCLSGALTLDAYLEALVAAGFGTIEVRAKRPYRLLDAKRYGLEDSLLLESVEVCAIKDPIPGDGACVFTGRAAIYVGEDEALDDGKGHVLLRDVPLGVCDKTASALAALERSDLVLTEPTWHYAGDGCC, from the coding sequence ATGAGCGAGGACTATCGAGGCGTGGTCGAGGCGCTCTACGCGGACGCGGCGCAGACCCCACAGGCGGCTCTCTGCTGCACGAGCGCGCCTCCCTGGAAGCTACCGGGGCTCTCGGTGCCGCAGGGCATGCTCGAACGCAACTATGGATGCGGCAGCACGGTGCACGCGAGGGACCTCGCCGACGCAGCGGACGTCCTCTACGTAGGCGTCGGCTCAGGCCTCGAGGCGCTGCAGCTCGCGTACTTCGTGCGGCGCCCGGGCGGCGTCGTCGCGGTGGACACGGTGCCCGAGATGCTCGCCGTGGCCGAGCGCCTGCTCGGCGAGGCCGCGAGCCAGAACGCGTGGTTCGAGCGCGACTTCGTGTCGCTCCGCCGTGGCGACGCGCTCGATCTCCCCGCGCGCGACGCGAGCGTCGACGTCGTGGCGCAGAACTGCCTGTTCAACATCTTCACCCGCGAGCACCTCGCGCGGGCGCTCGGCGAGGTCCACCGCGTGCTCCGGCCGGGCGGCAAGCTCGTGCTGAGCGACCCGGTGGCGACCCGCCCGATCCCCGCCCACCTCGCCGCGGACGACCGCCTTCGGGCCATGTGCCTCAGCGGCGCGCTCACCCTCGACGCCTACCTCGAGGCGCTCGTCGCGGCGGGCTTCGGCACGATCGAGGTCCGCGCCAAGCGCCCCTACCGGCTGCTCGACGCGAAGCGCTACGGGCTCGAGGACAGCCTCCTGCTCGAGAGCGTCGAGGTGTGCGCGATCAAGGATCCGATCCCCGGCGACGGCGCCTGCGTCTTCACCGGGCGCGCCGCCATCTACGTGGGGGAGGACGAGGCGCTCGACGACGGAAAGGGCCACGTGCTCCTGCGGGACGTGCCCCTCGGGGTCTGCGACAAGACCGCGAGCGCGCTCGCGGCGCTCGAGCGGAGCGATCTCGTCCTGACCGAGCCGACCTGGCATTACGCCGGCGACGGCTGCTGCTGA